accagactacaattttttttctgaggtcttggctgatttcttttgattttcccacaaggtcaagcaaagaagcactgagtttgaaggtaggccttgaaatacttccacaggtacacctccaattgactcaaatgatgtcaattagcctatcagaagcttctaaagccatgacatcattttagggaattttccaagctgtttaaatgtagtcaacttagtgtatgtaaacttctgacccactggaattgtgatacagtgaattataagtgaaataatctgtctgtaaataattgttggaaaacgtagatgtcctaaccaacttgccaaaactatagtttggttgtggagtggttgaataatgagttttaatgactccaacctaagcatgtaaacttccgacttcaacattAGGTACATCGAGTCATTATTTTTAACTATTTTGAACCCTGGACTCAACTAATCATGCATCTGATTAATTCGATTCaatgctttttatttttaaagacATTGTCTCACAGGTCATTTTACAGAATTACTGTAAGCCCCCAAACAACAAGCCTGATGTAACACGTAATAAACAACATTTGTATTTTTGAAAGTAGGACAACTCTCACCTTGTTTTCACACATTCCCATTTACCCTTGCTTTTTTGGTTTGCTTCTGCCCTTGAAATCAGATAAAATTAAGTCTACATCAAATTGCTGTTGTAATGTTTATCACAGGAATACCTTTGCATAGCTACAGCACTCATGGATAATAGTAAAAACTGTTTTGATTGCACAAATGGAATTAGACAAATGCTTTAGAGTATATCATGTTTTAGGCTCCCTAAAATGATGGATAGAATTAACAGGCAGTTCAGCACTCCATAAACATTTAGCAAGCACTTTATTTTCCTCTACATTTTAATATACATGACCTTGAACAGCAATGTTCTGTTCACTATACAGAGAATGGAATACATATGCTCCCTTGTACGATGTATTTGTACATATTTGAGAGGCCTAAAAACAGAACTTAAATATGGCCCCTGACTAAAACTGCTTTGGGTGGCAAGTTCAGAGCAAAATATCCATAAGCTATCATCTTTCCTTACTGTggttataaataatatatatttaaaagtTAAAGAAACATGTTAAGGGAAGACAAATCAAACAGTTTATAACAATATCTTTAGCAAGATGAGCAATCTGAGCCACCAAAGACCTAGGGCAGGGGTGGATTAAGAAtgacatggtaaaaaaaaaatgaaaaaaataccaGGACTCAAACCCCAGTTCCTGCGACGATCAGTCAAATCCCTCAAATATTACACCAGAGGTCCAAAACCATTCGGCTAACAATGTTGGTAGTGGTGGCACTATGGTCGCTACACTTACCCCAATTGTAGGCCTACAGAATATCATTCCTCCATTTATCTGAAACCTACAGCATGAATGACCCATACTTATTTTGCTTTTCTTTGTGTTTTCCTAGGAGTGTTGTCCTGTCCACATCCTGCCTTTTTATTCCCACCATCTGACAGATCTTTCTCCTAATTTCTTTCTTATTTCCTGTTTTCGTCCTGTTTTCTTTCTTTGTGGACGTTGTTTACATGCCTCACCAGATGAGCCTTCTGCGTGAATCCTTTACCACATACTGAGCAGACATgttgtttctctcctgtgtgagtccgAATATGTTCATTTAGGTGTCCCTTCTGATAGAAGCTTTTCCCACAAtcaccacagctaaatggtttcaCTCCTGTGTGAGTCAGTATGTGTGTCTTTAGGGCTGCCTTCTgattgaagcttttcccacagtcaccacagctaaatggtttcaCTCCTGTGTGAGTCAATATATGCTTCCTTAGGTGCCCCTTATGATTGAAACATCTTCCGCAGTCACCACAactaaatggtttctctcctgtgtgagtcagcATATGCCTCCTTAAGTCTCCCTTGTAACTAAAGCTTTTCCCGCAGTCACTACAGTTaaatggtttctcccctgtgtgagtcCGTATATGTTCGGTTAGGAGCCACTTCTGATTAAAGCTTtttttcccacagtcaccacagctaaatggtttctctcctgtatggGTTCGAATATGTTCGGTTAGATGTCCCTTCTGAATGAAGCTTTTACCACAGTCTCCACAGCTGAATGGTTTTTCTCCTGTGTGAGTCCGTACATGGTTGGTTAGATGCTGCTTGCGtttgaagcttttcccacagtcaccacaactaaatggtttctctcctgtctctcctgtatgAGTCCTCATGTGCCTGGACAGAACCCCTTTGTATTTGAAGGTCTTGCCACAAATTGAGCAGGGTTTATCCACGTGACAGAGTCGAACATGGGCCTTCAGTTTACAGGTGGAGTTGTACTGTTTTTTGCAGAATCTGCATTCCCTGGGTCTCATCTTAGTGAGAGTCAAATGCCTCTGCAGGTCAGCTTTCAGAGCAAATGTTTCACCACAGTCACGGCAGCGTTGATTTTTTATAGACGTGGTGTGGCTGGAGTCATTGTTTTGATTATTTAGATGGGTCACATTGCCAAAAGGTTTGAGATCCACTAGTTTAGAGTCACTATCTTTGTTCTCCACAGTCTGTGTTTGGGGAAGAGTCAAGGACTGAAGTGTGTCCTCCTGATCACATTCACTTTTCACACAAGGAGTGAATTTGAACTCTATGATATCAGCCTCCATCCCTTGAAGCTTCTCTTTCTCCTGACTGGTACAGagttcctcctgttcctctttaatctgtgtGGGCTCTGGATCCTCCTGCCCCAGTTTCGTGCTCCACTCCTGTTCACAGTGTTGCTGCTCAAAGGGAACCTCttcagagacagcaagagagagctgcagggagtctggagggaaggagaaaggagcaGATATTATCTATTCAGCCTTTAAACATCAGGGTCAATTTGAATTGAAGTCAGTACATtcagaaaaaaaacaacagaaattccaattctataaaataaaaacttgaatCCATTTTCAATTACTTCTTTGCATCTCTTCTTAGTCTTACACGTACCCCCAAATCATGTCTCAAAGCAACTTCAAAAGTCCACTAATCACAAGATActtgtattcagaccccttcactttttccacatttttgttatgttacagcctaattATAAAATGTATCAAATGAATGTTtcctcaatctatacacaatatcccataatgacaaagcgaaaacaggtttttagaaattttagcaaatgtattcaacattttaaaaaacacaccttatttacataagtattcagacccttggctatgagactcgaaattgagctctggtgcatcttgtttctattgattatccttgagatgtttctacaacttggagtccatctgtggtaattgcaattgattggacatgatttggaaaggcacactcctgtcaatataaggtcccacagttgacagtgcatgtcagagcagaaaccaagtcatgaggtcgaaggaattatctgtagagctccgagacaggattgtgtcaaggcacagatctggggaagcgtaccaaaaaatgtttgcagcattgaaggtccccaagaacacaagtGGCCTCCGTAATTCTTAATTggaagtttggaagcaccaagactcttccttgtcaggatcgagggaaagataaatggcgcaaagtacagagagatccttgatgaaaatctgctccagagccctcaggacctcagactgggggcaaaggttcaccctCCAACAAGAAAAAGacaatcacacagccaagacaatgcaggagtggcttcaggacatgtctctaaatgtccttgagtggcccagccagagctcggacttaaacctgatctaacatttctggagagacctgaaaatagctgtgcagcaacgctccccatccagcctgacagggcttgagaggatctgcagagaagaatagaagAACCccccccaaatacaggcgtgccaagtttgtagcgtcatacccaagaagactcgaggctgtaatctctgccaaaggtgcttcaacaaagtactgagtcaaggGTCTGGATACTTGTttccatttgcaaaaatgtctaaaaacctgttgtttttttctttgtcattatgtggtattgtgtatagactgatgaggggggaaaattacttaatcaattttagaatactaAAATGAAGTCTTGTTTAACAGCAATGTGTCAGTCTCTTTCATCCTGGCCATGCATTAGCCAAGTAGCCCATCAATGGAAGGATTTTAAATGGTGTACTCGTAAGAATGCCTTGAAATATGAGGTTTTTGCATAATTCACAAATCACATAGTTACCTGCATACTTCATTTTGCTTGTTCAAGTATCCATCCCTTTTCCAAAGATTGAGTCTTGTCTGATGACCAAATAAGCACTCCTCCAAACTTATTTAAATGATTCAGTCCTATAATTCCATATCATCGGCAAATATATCTTTGCTATTGAAAACGCgctgttaggttctaaataaacGGAGTAAAAACTCAGACGATTagtaaagctcaaaccaagtttattcacccactgggtcacaCAGCTGCTTAAGACAAAGACATGCTCCCACCAGCACCAGTATTTATACCCACCTTAAGGTATACATTTTTATCAACTTTTCTCTAAACATGACATCTTTGTTGCTCGGCAGGACGTgggtaataaactgttccttgtcccttcatgtgacctgacctctgctgccattcctcactaatccacagctatccacccttatcagtgaccACAACCATGTGATTTACTAAGGAAGGGAAAAGGCACCCTCTGAGCCCATGGCTCATACCCAACCTTAATTGACCCCAACATATACATTCCaacattaacttctggtgtagaaaGTATTTCAAATTTACAACCCAACAGTGCCAAATTTCTAGAGTGCAAATGTGATGCGCAAAggcatttaggcctacatgttgaaGCCAAATAGAACATTGTAGACTGCAAACATGACAAACATATTAAGCAAAACTGGATTAATTTAACTGTTGCTATTATTCGTTACTGCATGCTATTTAATAAACGCTATCAATTTACAAATGGGCTACGAAGAGAATACTCTGTGCCCTCCAGCCGAATTGGAGTTGATAAGGCAAGGACCATCAATAACCTACACCGGACTAGGACGAGAATATTCCTTGCCCTCCAGCCGAATTGGAGTGGATGATAACGCAAAGACCATCAAAAACCTACACAACTTGAGACAACAGCATGCAGTACTAAGCCAAGGAGAACcttgattggccagtgagtgaTCAAGCTCTCGTCACACCCTCAActtatttattcatcaaaacccagcccttttgtGCCACCACCAGCGAGACAGTACAGACATCTTCGGTTGTGTTCCCTTGCTCAGACATTGCATGTATCAACCAATGGCTGCTTGACCAGCTTTGACTGTGCCATAGTGGagcagattgctataacatatagGGTGCTCTATTCGTAAATTCACTCtcgagtgtcagtgtgtgttctgGGCCATCAGTAAATTCAGAGCGTGGTCAGATTGTCTGATCGTAAATTCTGAGCATTTCGGtctcagagtgcacactggaccctctggctgaggagtaggaTTGATCTAAGTGTTCTGACCTCAAAACGGCAGTCAAACACCCAAGCTAACAGCTACTTCCAGGCACAAATGAGAGAatacctcactctgaccattttactagTCCTAGCAGATCTGGTTAGAGTGTTTTCATGTTATCAAGAGGGTTAGTGGGTAACTTGACAATGTTGCAATAGGTTGAGCCACACAAAAGGTATCTATTGGATGGCTCCATCCACGACATTTCAAGCTGCGTTacactggcaacaatttaattaggTTTTTTTTGCTGATGTTTACAGACACCTGTCATAACAACTGGGTACTTGGTTGTTCATATATTCCTcaattattctgcgctctggcactctCAAACCACAGTATTTTTATATTGGAGTAGATTGCCAGTGCTGATATGTAAAAtacaggtttttgttttttgacATACATCCGCAACGTCTGACCAGCGAAACACTAGCAGTATCCAATATTTTTGCGACAGCTATACGAGCAGAGATgtagaggcgaagcgagagggtcGACTCCGCCCAAAATCTGTCTGTGCGATATCAAGCGTTAAGCAGACCAAGAGTTTTTGTATGGGTGGGGGGTAACGAGTGTCAAATTTGGTCAAGATAAAAGTGAATTGCTATTTTGAAAGGTAaggcttatttgatcaaatatacgTTTCATAATGCTTGGGTTGTTACGCATGTACTGATATAAGTGTAATGCGCGTGACATTCCAGCAATTTTACGCAAAAAGATTTTATATCGGAGTTGCGCCTGTTGTTCACATGCATATCTggcctctcattggctagaatgttcCCACCGGATCTTGCCGCCTGCCTTTTgcggacatgtatttccattgttagagcggttAGCCGaccatcttgtcaatataatcACAAATCTTTGGTGAAAGTGATGACCCTTCTGCTTCACTTCCATATCCTTTCCCATATTGTTGTGAATTGGCTTCAAGATAACGAAATTCATGAAAACGCACAGAGGTAATTTAAGATCAATCTATCAAATGCCTTTTTTGAAGTATATTAAAGAGCTAGAGTCTATTTTCCTGAATTTCCACTTGACTCATGTGCCCAAAGTAAGCTGCCTGTTACttaggcccagaagccaggatatgcatataattagtagcattggatagaaaattCTTTGAAGTTTCTAGAAATTATTTTATAATGTCTGAGACTATACCAcaattgatatggcaggcgaaatcccaaagaaaaaccaaccagaaatgtttttttttttgagctCCCAGGCTCTAATAATGGAAAGCTATTGGTTCTATGTAATTCCAGCttccagattgcaattcctatggcttccactagattccAACAGTCTgttggacccactcactgtcacagtcatactctggacctagttttgtcccatggaataaatgttgtggatctta
This Oncorhynchus tshawytscha isolate Ot180627B linkage group LG32, Otsh_v2.0, whole genome shotgun sequence DNA region includes the following protein-coding sequences:
- the LOC112230408 gene encoding zinc finger protein OZF, which gives rise to MSKLQSFRVFLNERLTAAALDIFAAVEKTVAEYKEENDRLRRLLRITPKIKLSRIDSLQLSLAVSEEVPFEQQHCEQEWSTKLGQEDPEPTQIKEEQEELCTSQEKEKLQGMEADIIEFKFTPCVKSECDQEDTLQSLTLPQTQTVENKDSDSKLVDLKPFGNVTHLNNQNNDSSHTTSIKNQRCRDCGETFALKADLQRHLTLTKMRPRECRFCKKQYNSTCKLKAHVRLCHVDKPCSICGKTFKYKGVLSRHMRTHTGETGEKPFSCGDCGKSFKRKQHLTNHVRTHTGEKPFSCGDCGKSFIQKGHLTEHIRTHTGEKPFSCGDCGKKSFNQKWLLTEHIRTHTGEKPFNCSDCGKSFSYKGDLRRHMLTHTGEKPFSCGDCGRCFNHKGHLRKHILTHTGVKPFSCGDCGKSFNQKAALKTHILTHTGVKPFSCGDCGKSFYQKGHLNEHIRTHTGEKQHVCSVCGKGFTQKAHLVRHVNNVHKERKQDENRK